The Tripterygium wilfordii isolate XIE 37 chromosome 23, ASM1340144v1, whole genome shotgun sequence genomic sequence AAAGTTCTCATATGGAAGTATCATGATGGTGTATCACATGTCTTCAACAGCCTGTGTTTGGTAACATAtaacaaattcaaaatattattgAATTCTATGTTACTTCATATTTTATACTGCTATATTGATAATCTTGTAGCATCTGGTGAATACCAAGAACGAAAGATTGTTGGATATGCAAGTGGACAAGATCTTTTATGAAAAGAAAGCAGATTGCAGATACTTGATCTTCCCCCTGAATTGCAACAATAACCATTGGACATTATTGGTGTATgacacagaagaagaagaatggatACATCATAATTCATTATCCCCCAAAACCTCATCAACAACTGATCATTACCTGAAATATACAGAGCAAATGATCATATTTGTTTTGATACATTAAAAAATTTAGCTGTTTAATATTATATCTGTCCAAAAACTCATAACATTGTATCATTTGTTATTTACCAGATATCCCACATCGTGGAAAGGTTTTCAACCCACAAAAATACATTAGAAAAGCCAATCATTTAAGGACTGACCCCAAGACAAGTAGATAACATGTACAATATCCATTTAAATCCATAATTAGAATTTAAACAAACATAATAGAATAGCTTTATAATCCACTTAATAAATTTGAACTTTTTGTCTCAGCCTTCATTGTGGTGCTACATACTATTACATCCTCAAACAAATGATGACCCACCAAGAAATCAAGGGAAAACTTACCAACTACATTTGAGATCAGATGTCATTCATGACTTGCTCAATGACGACAAAGGGACTTGAACATTGGAGTCTTATGAAATAAGGACAATTGATTTTGATTGAAAGTACCATGTGTTGTAAAAACAACTTAGTAGCTCATATATATTTCAatccttttttaaaaaacagtgtgtatatatatatatatatatatatattctatgttAATTCCAGTTCAAAATGAGACActtatattgaaaacaatgaCATCAATGTGAAACATAATATTATCTATTTcatgaaaattatatttgtttcaCCATAAAATTATCTGTTCAACATAACTCTATCAATTAAATGCCATTAAAATGCCAAATCAAacatcaaataacaaaaaaaaaatgataaaaaaattgtcaaaaagaaATATTATCTGTTTATGAAAATAGACAAATCTGAGATTCAGATTGCAGCATTACAACTCTTCCTATTATGGTTACCTAACTTCCCACATCTGGTACACCAATCTTCTTGGGAATAATCTCACCAACAGATGGAGTTCTTTTCTTCGTAGGTCTACCACGTTGTTTCCTCGTATAAGGTGGAATCACTAGAACATCTCCTTCACTAAAGTCTTCTTTCTATATTGTCATAACTGGAGTGATCGACCTTGAATAACATCTGACATAAGAAGAAGCATATTAATACTCTTCAACAAAATTATAAGGATCTTTTCCACTCTTAGATATTGCAGCAAGTGCGTGAGAACAAGGGAAGCAATTTATCTGCCATCTCCCACATGAACATTCCCATTTTGCAACACTAACAACTTCACGAGGAGATGAATGAACTTCAAACACATCAACACTTGAAGAACTAACAGCTCAAGCACAACTCTCCCATAAAGATTCTTGGATTTTTTTCTCCATCAAAGGACATAAAAAAGTAGTCCATGTAGAAGAATCTTCCCTTCTAAAAGACAATTGATTCATGAGCTTCAATCGAATCATATCTATCATATTTGTTATTGGCAATGAACAAAACTCATATATTTGAGAATTAAAAGACTCAGCAGCATTTAAAGACATCTCACCATACCGCTTACCCATAAAGTAAGCATTCGCCCAGTTACAAGCAGGAGCTTCATCTATAAAACTAACAACGCGATCACCACCCATAGATAAAAGTTCTTGCAAGCGATCATGGAATACAATCTTACTCGAAACATAAACACATTGTTTAAACTTCTTCACAATCATCTCCCTAAAAGAAGCATGATGTCCTTTCAACTTCTCTTTAAGATTCCTATTTAAATGATTAAGGCAATAAGCATGATCTGCTGTTGGAAAAACATTTCTAACACCTTGAAGGAGCCCataattttgatctgaaatgaAAATTATTCTTCTACTTACGTCAATAATTTTTCTAAGCAACCTGAGAAACCAGGTCCAGTTATCTTCATCCTCTACGACAACAACTGCAAAAGCAACCACAAATAAACCTGCACAACAGAACAGATGATAAAAATGAAACATATAGCATTTTAATGAACAAATATAATCTGAATAGGTTTTAAACAAATGAGATAAATTTATAACTATACCTTTTTCAGCATCTTTTGAAGTAGTTGAAAGTAGATTTCCCTTGTAACGACTTTTCAAAAATGAGCCATCAAGAAATAAGATGGGGCTACCGAAATTGAAACTGGAAATCGTCGCATCAAATGCAATAAAACATCTCTTAAAGCAACCACTTGTCTCATCAAACTCCATCTCCAAACAGCTACCAGGGTTAGACTTATTAGCTTCATCAATGTAAAATCGTAGCAAATCAAAAGAATACTTATGCTCTCCAAATTTCATATCCTTCACCTTCTCAACAGCATACCATGCTTTGTGGTAGCTAATGTCTAATCCATAATCAGATTTAATCTCATTGATAACATCAACTGGGCGAAGTCATGAAGCATTAGAAACTCGATTACCACATGTATGCACATTATTCAAAAATCTATTATAAAAGAAACCATTTGATTTTTCTATGGACACATGAACTCTCCATTCACAACTTTTCAGATACCTTTGCTTGCACTCAGCTGTCACTCTATCCTTgtcattttttataaatttatatttaaatccAACTTTAACCCCAAATTTAGACAATGCATTACGAAAATCATTAACACCACCAATAAAACATTGACCTACGTGGCTGATTGCAGTAGCCCAAGAAGAAGTTAGTAAAGCCTTACCTCCAATAGAACCAAAAGCCGAAATACAATCAGCATTTGAAACTTCTTGCTCAATATTATCACTTCTTCTCTCAACAACTGCACTAATTGAACCAATGTCCACAGAGCCACTTCCTTTCAAATTACTAACATCCGAACAACTAATTTGCTTGTCAAAAATATCTATATAACTCAATGAAATGTTACTAGCAATGAACAACATATTCCTAAGATCTTCATCATTATCAAGCAAACACTGAGAATGAATACATCTCTAACATCCAAAAAACTCCACTCACAACAAACAAAATCCACCAAATTATTGAAAGTCAACCCACGATTCATTGTCATCATAGCACTAAGCGAACCAAAATTAAACATTAGAATAGAAGGGCTTAACATTATGATTCCCTAATTCcttttcaagaagaaaaatattaaacctaaataaaacagataatatatgttaaaacatatatattatgaacAGATCACAAAATCAAACAGATTACACAAACTACataacatataaacatatagaaTTTCAAAAGATCATAACCATAACAAATATCACAAGAATTCTATCTATATTATACTTAAATGACTATCGAAAACCATTgtaaatcaaacacaaaatcaaagaataatgcaaaacataaagaaaatcaaagaataaatgaattacaaaccaaaaccaaaagaatAATGTAGATCAAAACACAGATCAAGTAAAACCATAACAATCAAATCACAACATctatataaatcaaacaaagaaattcCAACTAAACTTACCTAAGTGATACGAAACCAATATCAAACATGGATAAGATCTAAAACAACTAGGATCGCAAGCTCAATCATAATAGAAATTCGAAACCGATGGAAGATTCAACTTACAAGATCAATTACGTGGAAAAAATGGAAAGAAGAAGATTCCCTGAGTTCCAGTCGCACAAAAGAAGAAGTATAATAACTTTAATGATTAATTCAAAATTCTAATTAAGTAAACGgaggttattttagtcattaaaaaaattagggaaagaGTTTTTCCTTTTTGGAATATCAATTTAAACTACATGAAGTTAAtggaataaaaatttaaagaatgtccttattggaacaaaacacTTCCAGACCttgataaagaaaaaataaggcCTTCTGTCTTTCTTTCACTTGTCCTTGAGAATGTTCTTCAGCTTTTGAGTATATGCATCTTCTTGCTCAGGAGTAATCATTGTACCGTTAATTCAACAATACTCTTACATGTTTAAATGGCTTCTAGCCGTTGTAATatcttctaagcaataaataatatttttgggaaattttatctacacaccataaaaacactatctttgtaccacttttaaattttttttagtttacataaatatccttgtatacaatgacatattaatccTTAAACTAaaactttaaaataaataatttgtatatatttaattagagactaCCAAGTTTACACCAGAATTCTCCAAAAGGGAACAAATTACAATGTGCGGCTCATGGTTTTGATGAATGATAATTTCACATGAATTTTAGAAAAGAAATTGCCCAAATGTTGTCTCAATGACTGAAACACATTTCTTTACTCTCCATACGATTTGTACCAACAAGCAATAGCCTGTCATCGTAAACATCTATATAGCCATATGCATCTCATCGTAGTTCCGAAGAAGTGATTCACTGGACGATGCACCGGGATCCAATGGCTTGTGGCAACAGACCACCACTTTCCATTTTAACCTTGTTGCATCCCTAAGCACTCCCTCTAGCCATTCCAACTGTTTTCTACCAATTGCACCATTGAACATAACAAACCTTTTCTCAAGCCCCACAAGTCCCTCGGGACTATTCTTTTCTTGGAATTAGGGTTCTTTTCGCTAAGAAATCACAAGGTATTCAGTGTATTTGGATGGTCTTGAGGCCAACCAATGACACTAATATCATAGCCATCTAGTaaaacaaatatgtaatttgaaaaaggtgaaaaatcaTAATAGACACCCATCTTCACTCAATCGAGACTACAtaacacaaaacacaaaaacaaacccaaaagACAGATTCTCCTGAAAACCTGAGCAATTTTGCAAATCGTGTAGTGCCCATCAGCACCTCAGCCATGTATGCCTGGCAgaaggaacacaaaatagagaatCGTCACTAGTATTTGAAATCTGCAGCAACCCATctctgtattttatttttctcttaagTCTAAGACTGTTCAGTGTACGAACCATGGTTTTATAGGAGAATTTTAGTAAAGGAGATAGCGAAAAGGAAAGAAACCATAACGTATACAGATCTTAAATGTGTCGATTGGTGTGAACTATAGGAGAAGTTTTTGGTTAGGGTCATGCTATTAACACCCCCATTTTTATTGTTTAAACCCCTATTGAAAAGACACATAAAAGGTTCTAGGTagtctaaaacaaaaaaatctacGCTTCTAGACTTGTTCCCACGTTCAAAACGACATCACAAGATGCAGACAAGGTTGGGCAACTTGGGGAGGAGTTGTGTTGGATAACGTGATTTTCTTGTCTTATTTTAAAGATTCATTGATCTATGTGTTTGTAGGGTCCATCAAACCAACCAAtaacttcatttttctttttcttttttttgacgATTGTGGATTGTTCCTTCCTGTAACTAAAATATATCTGCAGCCATGTGATGTGAGTGAGTCACTGGTTCACACTTTGCTTCGCCTTCAACTGGTCATGTAACCCATGACAATGAATTCAACAGTATCACTCTACATAAAGTCTTTCCAAAAAGGAGAATAATGTTTGGGAAAGGAAAATCTTTCCAGCAAAGTCTAATTCAAGAGTACGAGAAGGGGGTCACCCCTCGCCTCATTCGTTCTCCTAGCGACAAATACCCCCCAAATGTCCAGATTGGGAAGGGGGTTCAATTATCAATTATTCTTCACTCTACATAGAGTCTCTAATGCCTTGACTAACTGAATCAAGCACCGACCTTCGCTCTCATAGTCTTTGTAGCTTTATCACTACTCCTCTTGCAAGTGCTATTTACTTTCTAGCTTGAAGACTTGTGAATCGTCCGGGTTCATTTAAAATCGCTGATCCACATTCAGACccaaaacccaaacccaaaagcTCTATCCAGTGCCCACTCTCCACTTCCAGATCCAGAGACTTCCCAATCGTGTTCTTCGCCGACCGACACCTGCAGTGCCGCCACCGACGCTCCTGCTCAGCTCTATTTGTCACCGTGGTCAACTCAGACTCTCAGCTCTGTTCATTCGAAGTCCaaggaagagagaagatgaGGACTAAGGAGGAGATAATAGCCGGATATGGTAGAGGAAAGACCAGAGTCGAAGAGATGAGGTGAGAGAGAGTTAGGGAAGAGATAaggtgagagagaaaaaaagatgaGTTACAGATGAGATAAGGTTAGAGAGATAGGAGTTCGCGTGTGTGTGAGCCATGGGGTGTGCTTCTAGTGTTCTTTGAGtcattatctttttctttttttgtattttttcccAATCAAACATGTATTTGGGCCTATTGTTATTAGATATTTAAGTCCATATtcaaacatatatttttgtcTTTGGTACAAATGTTGTTGGGTACGGGGACTATCTTATTGCGGTATTGCCCTCATTTCATGGCATCAAGTGAGCTTTGTCACTTCTGTGCGTGGATTTATGTACTATTGGATGAGTGACACATAGTCTATATAACCAGTCGGGCCTCCCCTTTTGCTTGTAATCACCCTTCTCCCATTTGAGGTTGAGAAAAGATAGATCATCTGAAATTATGGAGTGAAGAGCTAAGATTGTCAAGTGATTCTAGTGATAAGCtaaatatatcaattttatttttttaataattattttgattaattgcatatattaaagtgaatttgtattgttggcaggatgatattgatataaatgaaataaaacaagaagaaccTGATCTTGTAAATGAAGGTGAAGAAGACATTGAAGCGGATGTTACAAATGATTTTTCCACCGATATGATATGCtacataattaaattaatacatgctatattttgttaatttctaacaaatTAATACATTCTCAAGTATTCAATTCGTGTCAATCGTTAATTGAATGGGTGCAGAATATTGGACGTAATTTGGgttttgttattgttactaAAAGGTCAGAGATTGATGGATTCGGGAGGAgacacaaattattgttacaatgtgATCGTGGTGGCACCTACAATAGTAAGAAAACATCCACAAGGTTAATTGGCACAAAAAAACGAGATTGTCCATTCAAAGTGAAAGGGATGAAACTGAAGACagatgatgattggatggtaagaGTACT encodes the following:
- the LOC119993779 gene encoding uncharacterized protein LOC119993779 isoform X2: MEFDETSGCFKRCFIAFDATISSFNFGSPILFLDGSFLKSRYKGNLLSTTSKDAEKGLFVVAFAVVVVEDEDNWTWFLRLLRKIIDVSRRIIFISDQNYGLLQGVRNVFPTADHAYCLNHLNRNLKEKLKGHHASFREMIVKKFKQCVYVSSKIVFHDRLQELLSMGGDRVVSFIDEAPACNWANAYFMGKRYGEMSLNAAESFNSQIYEFCSLPITNMIDMIRLKLMNQLSFRREDSSTWTTFLCPLMEKKIQESLWESCA
- the LOC119993779 gene encoding uncharacterized protein LOC119993779 isoform X1, giving the protein MKFGEHKYSFDLLRFYIDEANKSNPGSCLEMEFDETSGCFKRCFIAFDATISSFNFGSPILFLDGSFLKSRYKGNLLSTTSKDAEKGLFVVAFAVVVVEDEDNWTWFLRLLRKIIDVSRRIIFISDQNYGLLQGVRNVFPTADHAYCLNHLNRNLKEKLKGHHASFREMIVKKFKQCVYVSSKIVFHDRLQELLSMGGDRVVSFIDEAPACNWANAYFMGKRYGEMSLNAAESFNSQIYEFCSLPITNMIDMIRLKLMNQLSFRREDSSTWTTFLCPLMEKKIQESLWESCA
- the LOC119993779 gene encoding uncharacterized protein LOC119993779 isoform X3; amino-acid sequence: MKFGEHKYSFDLLRFYIDEANKSNPGSCLEMEFDETSGCFKRCFIAFDATISSFNFGSPILFLDGSFLKSRYKGNLLSTTSKDAEKGLFVVAFAVVVVEDEDNWTWFLRLLRKIIDVSRRIIFISDQNYGLLQGVRNVFPTADHAYCLNHLNRNLKEKLKGHHASFREMIVKKFKQCVYVSSKIVFHDRLQELLSMGGDRVVSFIDEAPACNWANAYFMDVIQGRSLQL